The nucleotide sequence GTTAAATCCTCCCTCCGTGTCCTCCGTGCTCTCCGTGGTTAACCCCAGGAGAAACCGCCGCCCTAGAGCGCGAGGACGCGGCAATTGCAGAGGTGCGGCGATTGGAACTCGGTCATTTCACCGGCTTGTTTGCCGTTGGCCGGTAAGAGGCGTACCGAGAGCGGTTTCTTCCATTTGCACGCGATTGTGCCGACGTCGCGGTAGATCGCGGCGAGCTGCTCGACGGTGATGTCGCCGGGGACGGGAACCGTGTCGAGGCCGACGCCGCAGACGCTGGAGCCGATCATCAACGTGTCGATGGTGCAATCGCCGCACGTAACGGCGGCGGCGAGGCCGACGTCTTCCAGCAGCGCGAGCATCAGGCCGTTGTAACCGCAGCGCGGACCGGGCGCGGCCGCTAAGGCGTCGGTCATCGCGCCGCAGATGGCCGTCGTGCCACGATGTCCGAATCGCACATCGAGGGACTCGAAGGCCAACGCGAGGCTTTCGTGCGGTTCGAGCGACGGCGCGATCGAGTGATCCGCTCCGGCGAAGCGTACGCCGATTTCCGCTGCAATGCCGTCGGCGATGCGCATCGCCGCGCCGTGTTCCTGCTGAAAAAGTTCCAGCAGGTTGTTCGTGGCGACGGTCAAGTTGGGCGCGCCCGCAAAGGCCTTGACGACGAGATCGCTGTTTTCGAAGGCGATGGCGAAACTCTCGTCGCCGCGATGTTGGGCGACCGGAAAGAAGGGGGTTTCTGGGCGAATATGAAACCCGCAGGCGAATTGAAATGGTCCGAGTCCGCTCGGCGTATTCGCTTGCAAGAATTTGACGGCCCGCGCCGCGGCGAAGATCGCCGCAGTGTCGAGCGTGCCGGCGTCGTTCGCTCCGTCGGCCGCGCCGTTGAAATCGGGATAGCGTGTGAGGATGTCGGCGAGGTGATCGATTTGCTCAGGCTCGCGGGCGGCGCCGATGCCGCACATATCGATCTTGTGTGCGGCGCAGCCTTCGGCGATGAGTTTCATCGCGGCATCGCGTTCCGCGACATTATTGCGCCCGAGGCCCACGTCCCAATGCGCCAGCGCGATCCGCCGTGTCTGCACTTCGTAACCGGCGTCGACGAAGCGCGCACACGCTTGCGCCAATACGGTCCCAGCCCAGGCGAGGGCCGCGGCGTCAAATTTTCGGTGCAGGAACAGCGTGATGGTGCGGATCTTCACGCGCAAAGTCCTCGGATTTCGACAAATGCAGTCCAAGCGGCAAGCGTCGAATGTACTCGTTCGTCCAGGGCGCGCGAACGCCGTGTTTCGGCGAGGAAGTTACCGAGCGCAGTCCGGACCTTGGGTCGCTTCTTCCAGTTCCAGACGTTGGAAGGCTGCGAGGCGATGTTCCCAGGAGTTGCCGAAGGCGTTTGCGCCGGAGGTGGTGAGTCCCATCGACGAGCCGACGAAGAACGTCTCTTCGATCGCTTCCGGCGTCATGGGGCGGCCGAAGAGATAGCCTTGGCCGTATTGGCAGCCGAGTTCCTGGAGGGCAATGACTTGCTCGACGTCTTCGATGCCCTCGGCAACAAGCTTGACGTTCAGGTTACGAACGAGCACCGCGAGCGAATGGAGAATTGCCGCGGCGTCCGCCGAACTGGCGGTGTCGGTGACCAGCGAGCGATCGACTTTCAGCGTGTCGATGGGGAATTGCTGCACGGCGGCCAGCGTCGACGAGCCGGCGCCGAAGTCGTCAATGGCCAGTTTCACGCCTTGCGCCTTGATGTCGCGCATAATGCGGAGCGCCGCCTGGGCATCG is from Planctomycetia bacterium and encodes:
- a CDS encoding DUF711 family protein, with protein sequence MKIRTITLFLHRKFDAAALAWAGTVLAQACARFVDAGYEVQTRRIALAHWDVGLGRNNVAERDAAMKLIAEGCAAHKIDMCGIGAAREPEQIDHLADILTRYPDFNGAADGANDAGTLDTAAIFAAARAVKFLQANTPSGLGPFQFACGFHIRPETPFFPVAQHRGDESFAIAFENSDLVVKAFAGAPNLTVATNNLLELFQQEHGAAMRIADGIAAEIGVRFAGADHSIAPSLEPHESLALAFESLDVRFGHRGTTAICGAMTDALAAAPGPRCGYNGLMLALLEDVGLAAAVTCGDCTIDTLMIGSSVCGVGLDTVPVPGDITVEQLAAIYRDVGTIACKWKKPLSVRLLPANGKQAGEMTEFQSPHLCNCRVLAL